A genome region from Trichoderma asperellum chromosome 7, complete sequence includes the following:
- a CDS encoding uncharacterized protein (EggNog:ENOG41) has translation MLQADNEVPEAVKERLYNLRRKLQPIVPPLFETKHNLEEKEFYPFFYDWARDTQEYKRFFSRKPKDLAGDGCRVLWVTGPPGAGKTMLMRATAQGLLEEAKTMSSIDKFNLAYLFCDGRHQPHGYVTQAIKSLIWQILKSQPSLVEHMEEKFRSTGRDTFNDLSDFYAMSTVLYEMIDDSHRDGTKFGLTYVIVDAIDELCVNANEELHTNDDSESVRRYGSPIDDMLRLIKKTAQLSPHIKWLISVDREKVPDDCKEATIGLTPTNEMTLKIDDERYSNHLKDGVIKKYISLKVAELAKRAGFREPFQSQVNAKLSAVAPLNFLWVNMACCHIESHGLPWNATMIPSYAIERVLRGHSASIFSLDFELHGQRLVSSSSDSTVRVWDMSIPQTADAVLNDANWPMTPSPEIGHSTNLSFVAFAPDGGLFASASSDGKICLWDCDTGHIICSFSEHEANIT, from the coding sequence ATGTTGCAAGCAGACAATGAAGTGCCCGAAGCAGTCAAAGAGCGATTGTACAACCTACGGAGAAAACTGCAGCCCATTGTGCCGCCTCTGTTCGAAACGAAGCACAAtctggaagagaaagaattttatccttttttCTACGACTGGGCAAGAGATACCCAAGAATACAAAAGATTCTTTTCGCGGAAGCCTAAGGATCTAGCCGGAGATGGCTGCCGCGTGCTCTGGGTTACGGGCCCTCCTGGAGCTGGCAAGACGATGCTTATGCGTGCCACGGCTCAAGGACTTTTAGAGGAGGCAAAAACAATGTCCAGCATTGATAAATTCAATCTGGCGTATTTATTTTGTGACGGCCGTCACCAGCCGCATGGTTATGTGACGCAGGCTATCAAGAGTCTAATTTGGCAAATACTTAAGTCGCAGCCGTCTCTCGTGGAGCATATGGAGGAAAAGTTTCGTTCCACCGGCCGAGACACGTTCAACGATTTAAGTGACTTTTACGCAATGTCTACCGTGCTTTATGAGATGATTGATGATAGCCACAGAGACGGCACAAAGTTTGGCTTGACGTACGTCATCGTTGATGCCATTGATGAATTATGCGTAAATGCCAATGAGGAGCTACACACCAATGACGATTCAGAGTCGGTGCGCCGCTATGGCTCACCTATAGACGATATGCTTCGGCTGATCAAGAAAACTGCGCAACTATCACCACATATAAAATGGCTGATTTCCGTTGACCGCGAGAAGGTTCCTGATGACTGCAAAGAGGCTACGATAGGACTTACTCCAACCAATGAAATGACGCTGAAAATTGATGATGAGCGCTACTCAAATCACTTGAAAGATGGAGTCAtcaaaaaatatatatctctGAAAGTGGCCGAGCTAGCCAAGAGGGCTGGCTTCAGGGAGCCGTTTCAAAGTCAAGTAAATGCTAAGCTTTCAGCTGTAGCTCCTCTCAACTTCTTATGGGTGAATATGGCTTGCTGCCACATCGAGTCACACGGCCTACCATGGAATGCTACTATGATTCCTAGTTACGCGATCGAGAGAGTCTTGCGCGGACACAGTGCCTCAATATTCTCGCTAGATTTCGAACTTCATGGACAGCGCTTGGTATCATCGTCGAGCGACTCAACAGTACGGGTTTGGGATATGAGCATCCCACAGACGGCTGATGCTGTTTTGAATGATGCAAATTGGCCCATGACACCATCCCCCGAAATAGGGCATTCCACTAACCTCAGTTTTGTTGCCTTCGCACCAGATGGGGGGCTATTTGCTTCAGCATCTTCTGACGGCAAAATCTGTCTCTGGGACTGCGATACAGGGCATATCATATGCTCGTTCTCAGAGCATGAAGCCAATATCACATAA
- a CDS encoding uncharacterized protein (EggNog:ENOG41), with the protein MQFKNPLTKDPQGSEAIDRDYYQRKPKPLPSDPAIRSLIQAVLKDGYVVIPNAFSEAEALEAKAEIDRLHGQSPRIGRDSFDGFKTNRIFALLNKTRVFDKFCLIPQVHALNEFFLDDDYLIYIMETITINPGEKAQVLHHDDGVIRLPRPRPPVTAATMIVLDDYTEINGATRIIPGSHLWGSDRLGEESEAKSVVCPRGSVIYFLGTTWHSGGANRSDNPRYAATIQYCQPYIRPLENLMLAVDPRKALSGEIPRKIVDMMGYRSAIPFVGYADGLNPRKATNRLIRWLQGPVDYNPPTFAKESGEKEKRILSKL; encoded by the exons ATGCAGTTCAAAAATCCACTTACCAAAGATCCGCAAGGCTCTGAAGCTATTGACCGAGACTACTATCAACGCAAGCCAAAGCCGCTCCCATCGGATCCAGCCATACGTTCTCTAATCCAGGCTGTGTTAAAAGATGGATATGTAGTCATTCCCAACGCCTTTAGTGAAGCAGAGGCCCTTGAAGCAAAGGCAGAGATTGATCGGCTTCATGGCCAGAGCCCACGCATTGGCCGCGACTCATTTGACGGGTTCAAGACGAACCGTATCTTCGCTTTACTGAACAAAACGCGCGTGTTTGACAAGTTTTGCTTGATACCCCAAGTCCACGCACTCAACGAGTTCTTCTTGGACGACGATTACCTTATTTATATTATGGAGACCATCACTATCAATCCTGGCGAGAAGGCTCAGGTGCTACATCACGATGATGGTGTCATTCGGCTGCCGAGACCGCGGCCTCCTGTCACAGCTGCTACCATGATTGTGCTGGATGACTACACTGAGATAAATGGCGCTACGAGAATTATTCCCGGAAGCCATCTCTGGGGCAGCGACAGATTGGGCGAGGAGTCAGAAGCCAAGTCAGTGGTCTGCCCGAGGGGCAGTGTAATTTATTTCCTCGGCACGACATGGCACTCTGGCGGAGCAAACAGGAGCGACAATCCACGATATGCTGCAACGATTCAGTACTGCCAGCCCTATATTCGGCCGTTGGAGAACTTAATGCTCGCAGTGGATCCCAGAAAGGCACTATCAGGCGAGATTCCGAGGAAGATTGTCGATATGATGGGGTATCGCAGTGCTATTCCTTTCGTGGGCTATG CCGATGGGCTGAATCCTAGAAAAGCCACAAATCGGTTGATTCGGTGGTTACAGGGTCCTGTGGACTATAATCCTCCTACTTTTGCCAAAGAATCTggtgaaaaggaaaagagaatcCTGAGCAAGCTGTGA
- a CDS encoding uncharacterized protein (EggNog:ENOG41~MEROPS:MER0042897), with the protein MKKRYRDRHTCNFKLDFGTVDSVFWNPTHTLVDLDEIAHRITPRLAKFLKSLRDFVPLREKNAGQEIRRTRVAIIDNGILSITPRSYDKAADMRARQNKDGVEDNASIRSPGVKGVFNFSNAKEKSTPALDDDQKYDATGRKSLWSSIKAGRSFVDDGSKVYPWLFASDPHGTQMANLICAMDPFCELYVARVAEGKYGITPDRAARAIEWALEKEVDIISMSIALLDRGKDDLEHWVSKAKEKGVIIVCSTHDEGTRLPTSYPAYWKPGLVISACDEYGRLLRDIDEQQYDYRIQGQNVAADVIPFVESSDSLTGSSVSTALAAGLSSLILTCYKLARLQRKEPGAECGQGMPPSRGMLDSPGKFPYAEGQLNLVKDYLAKMVVNNTKHIMLEKFGNIDSTTKEGDEIDSRKVLQDSFGMQS; encoded by the exons atgaagaaaaggtaTAGAGACCGACATACATGCAACTTCAAATTGGATTTTGGGACGGTGGACTCCGTATTTTGGAATCCAACTCACACGCTAGTGGACTTGGATGAGAT TGCACATCGGATCACTCCCAGGCTGGCCAAATTCCTCAAGAGCCTTAGAGATTTTGTCCCTCTCAGAGAGAAAAATGCTGGCCAGGAGATCCGCCGAACTCGAGTGGCAATTATCGATAATGGTATACTGAGCATCACACCAAGATCATATGACAAGGCCGCAGATATGAGGGCGAGGCAGAACAAAGACGGTGTTGAAGACAACGCTTCTATCAGATCTCCGGGTGTAAAGGGTGTCTTCAATTTCTCAAATGCTAAAGAAAAGAGTACTCCAGCTTTAGACGATGATCAAAAATATGATGCAACCGGACGCAAGAGCCTTTGGTCCAGCATCAAAGCAGGACGCTCTTTTGTGGATGATGGATCAAAAGTCTACCCATGGCTGTTTGCGTCTGATCCTCATGGTACGCAGATGGCGAACCTGATATGCGCTATGGATCCATTCTGTGAACTATATGTGGCAAGGGTCGCTGAAGGCAAGTATGGTATCACACCAGACAGGGCTGCCAGG GCCATCGAATGGGCTCTTGAAAAAGAGGTAGACATCATTTCCATGAGCATCGCCCTTCTGGACCGTGGAAAGGATGACTTGGAACACTGGGTTAGTAAGGCCAAGGAAAAGGGAGTTATTATTGTCTGCAGCACCCATGACGAAGGAACGAGGTTGCCAACATCGTACCCGGCTTATTGGAAACCGGGGCTCGTAATCTCAGCCTGCGATGAGTATGGTCGGCTACTCCGTGATATCGACGAGCAACAGTACGACTACAGGATCCAGGGACAGAACGTGGCAGCTGATGTCATACCCTTTGTCGAGTCAAGTGATTCTCTCACTGGCAGCTCTGTCTCGACGGCACTCGCCGCGGGCCTGAGCTCACTCATCCTAACCTGCTATAAGCTAGCCCGCCTCCAACGTAAGGAACCAGGAGCGGAGTGTGGGCAAGGTATGCCACCATCGCGAGGGATGTTGGACAGCCCAGGAAAATTCCCTTACGCGGAAGGCCAACTGAACCTGGTAAAAGATTACCTGGCGAAGATGGTAGTTAATAACACCAAACATATAATGCTGGAAAAGTTCGGAAACATTGACTCTACTACAAAGGAAGGTGATGAAATAGATTCCAGAAAGGTCTTACAAGACTCATTCGGCATGCAGAGTTAA